TTACTTTTATTTTATTTTTTTTAATAAGTTTCTGAATATATGATCTTGAAAAATTATCTAATTCATCAGCTAAGTATACATCTATTCTCTCATTAACATCATCTTCAACATTAATTTCAATATCCATTAAATCACTCTTTTCCCTTATCTTCATAATTATCTGTCATTACTAATATAACTAATAGTATAGTTCCTATAACTATAAAGCTATCTGCTATGTTAAACACTGGAAAATCATAAACCTCTCCAAAATTAACATCTATAAAATCAATAACATAGCCAACTCTAAGTCTATCAATAAAATTTCCAATAGCTCCACCAATAATCATAACTAAACTATAGTTCATTATTTTAGTATTATTATATTTATTTATATAGAATATAATACCAAACACAATAATTATGGTAATTATTAAAAAGAATGTTCTTTGAGAATTCATTATTCCAAAAGCAGCACCATAATTTCTTACATAGTTTAATTGTAAAAAATTTTCAATTAATACAATTGGAGCTTCTCCTTCTAAATTAACTACAGAAAAATACTTTGTTAATTGGTCTAATATAATAATTAAAATAGGTATTATGTACATTTACTTCCTCCTCAAATAGTCTATAATTATAATTCTAATAGATATTAATAATAATTACAATAAAAACAATAAAATAAGAGCAACTAAGCTCTTATTCTTTTTGATCATCTGGTATATCTTTCCTATGTTCTCCTGGCATTTGTCCTTCATAAAATTCTTCTGAAATACTTTCTATATCTTCAACAGATCCTTTATCATTATCATCAAATACACCATTATAATCACCAGTAGAATTTGATGGATCTTTCTCTATTCTATTGAATTGTTCTACTTTTTGTATTATATCTTCACCATCAATACCTACATATTCTTTATCACCTTTGTTCATTCTTCGTAAAACATTACTAAGGTATTCTTGTTCTTTAGTATCAGTCATACCTATAACTTCATCAATCTTTTCTCTATGATTTTTACAAGTTACTGTATAAGGTATTATATCTAACCTTTCTTCTTCTATTTCTTTTCCACAAACTAAACAATTACCAAAATTTCCTTCATTAATATTTTT
The DNA window shown above is from Senegalia massiliensis and carries:
- a CDS encoding TraR/DksA C4-type zinc finger protein, whose translation is MDKNKVDKYKSMLLKEREDIKQTIKDIKENFDGSITNSSGEISAYDNHPADIGTELFMQEHNINLSDNQKNIMTKIDIALKNINEGNFGNCLVCGKEIEEERLDIIPYTVTCKNHREKIDEVIGMTDTKEQEYLSNVLRRMNKGDKEYVGIDGEDIIQKVEQFNRIEKDPSNSTGDYNGVFDDNDKGSVEDIESISEEFYEGQMPGEHRKDIPDDQKE
- the lspA gene encoding signal peptidase II; this encodes MYIIPILIIILDQLTKYFSVVNLEGEAPIVLIENFLQLNYVRNYGAAFGIMNSQRTFFLIITIIIVFGIIFYINKYNNTKIMNYSLVMIIGGAIGNFIDRLRVGYVIDFIDVNFGEVYDFPVFNIADSFIVIGTILLVILVMTDNYEDKGKE